One window from the genome of Anaerococcus sp. Marseille-Q7828 encodes:
- a CDS encoding MupG family TIM beta-alpha barrel fold protein produces the protein MRRLGISIYPDKSDTNELKEYLKLAYSKGFRRIFSSLIEFDDLEDEKRKDKFVEINKFAKDLGYETIVDVNPAVFDKLGVKAGDYSFFNEIYVDGIRLDGGFNGFPEASMTHNNQNLKVEINMSIDNHMIDAIMDYQPNKYNLIGCHNFYPHNYTGLSLDFFYKTTEKFNQYKLRTAAFITSQNEEAFGPWPVDDKLPTLEMHRNLPIDVQLKHYVAMDNIDDILISNSYASEDELEKLSNVDLTKVVFNVKLEDKITDIMTKIVLKEEHLYRGDVSDHLIRSSQSRVKYKGSDFPQVNTPELIKKGDILIDGNGYGHYTGELQIAKTDMKNNGLTNVVGHIAEDEIFIIDFLKPWQRFGLRLADEA, from the coding sequence ATGAGACGTTTGGGCATATCCATATATCCAGATAAATCTGATACTAATGAACTGAAAGAATATTTGAAACTTGCCTATAGCAAGGGTTTTAGAAGGATTTTCTCATCATTGATAGAATTTGATGATTTAGAAGATGAGAAGAGAAAAGATAAATTTGTTGAGATTAATAAATTTGCCAAGGACCTGGGCTATGAGACTATAGTTGATGTCAATCCAGCAGTATTTGACAAACTTGGAGTCAAGGCAGGTGACTATTCATTTTTTAATGAAATATATGTAGATGGGATTAGGCTTGATGGTGGCTTTAATGGATTCCCAGAAGCTTCCATGACCCATAATAATCAAAATCTCAAAGTGGAAATAAATATGAGCATTGATAACCATATGATTGATGCTATCATGGACTATCAGCCAAATAAATACAATTTGATAGGCTGCCATAACTTTTACCCCCACAATTACACAGGACTTTCTCTTGATTTTTTCTACAAGACAACAGAAAAGTTCAACCAATATAAGCTAAGAACTGCTGCCTTTATAACAAGCCAAAACGAAGAAGCTTTTGGACCATGGCCAGTAGATGATAAGCTACCGACCCTAGAAATGCACAGGAATCTACCTATAGATGTTCAGTTAAAGCATTATGTAGCAATGGATAATATTGACGATATATTGATTTCAAACTCTTATGCTAGTGAAGATGAGCTTGAAAAACTATCAAATGTAGATTTAACAAAAGTAGTTTTTAATGTCAAGTTAGAAGATAAAATCACAGATATAATGACAAAAATAGTTCTTAAGGAAGAACATTTATACAGGGGAGATGTATCTGACCATCTCATCCGCTCATCCCAATCTAGGGTCAAGTACAAGGGCAGTGACTTCCCACAAGTAAACACTCCAGAATTAATCAAAAAAGGAGACATCTTAATCGATGGCAATGGATACGGTCACTATACAGGAGAGCTACAAATAGCAAAAACAGATATGAAAAATAATGGTCTTACCAATGTGGTAGGTCATATTGCTGAAGATGAAATTTTTATAATAGATTTCCTAAAACCATGGCAAAGATTTGGATTGAGGTTAGCAGATGAAGCTTGA
- a CDS encoding M18 family aminopeptidase: MNSLEFCKDLINFIDRSPLNYFAVENAKKILNENGFKELKENEKWEVEKNNKYYVSRNDTALIAFTVGDDLTQGFDIIGSHTDSPTFKLKSNSEMIDSGYLKLNIEPYGGMIYSTWTDRTLSLAGKVSYKEDGKIKTSLVNFDRDLLTIPNAAIHMNREVNKGFEINPQNHLYPIIQTIEENFEGGYLEKLLAEELGIDKDSILDFDLGLYDRQKGAIINNMYQIGRIDNLGSVHASLMAMCHSKANKNNVLVLNDNEEIGSRTPTGAFSPFLRDTLKRLCEKCGLDEEDFYIALANSYLISADQAHAVHPNFKEYHDPTNPIKMNGGLVIKTAANGAYSSNIASNARLIDLANSIGSKIQKFHNRNDKQGGSTIGPIASTGLGIVSIDVGEPILAMHSIRELGGIEDHYDAYKIYKAFYEL, translated from the coding sequence ATGAACAGTTTAGAATTTTGTAAAGATTTAATTAATTTTATTGACAGAAGTCCCTTGAATTATTTTGCAGTAGAAAATGCGAAAAAAATCTTAAATGAAAATGGATTTAAAGAGCTAAAAGAAAACGAAAAGTGGGAGGTAGAAAAAAATAATAAATACTATGTAAGCCGCAATGACACAGCTCTAATCGCTTTTACTGTAGGAGATGATCTAACACAAGGTTTTGATATCATTGGATCTCATACCGATAGCCCTACCTTTAAGTTAAAATCCAATTCTGAGATGATAGATAGTGGATATCTAAAGCTAAATATAGAACCTTATGGTGGCATGATCTATTCAACATGGACTGATCGAACCCTATCTTTGGCTGGAAAAGTATCCTACAAGGAAGACGGAAAAATCAAAACTAGCCTTGTAAACTTTGATAGAGACTTACTAACCATACCAAATGCTGCTATTCATATGAATAGAGAAGTAAATAAGGGTTTTGAAATAAATCCACAAAACCACCTTTATCCAATAATTCAAACTATAGAAGAAAACTTTGAAGGTGGATATTTGGAAAAATTATTGGCAGAAGAGTTGGGCATAGATAAAGACTCTATACTAGACTTTGACTTGGGCCTATATGACAGACAAAAAGGTGCCATCATCAACAATATGTATCAAATTGGCCGCATTGATAACCTAGGCTCTGTCCACGCATCACTTATGGCAATGTGCCATAGTAAAGCTAATAAAAACAATGTTTTGGTACTAAACGACAATGAAGAAATAGGATCTAGAACACCTACAGGTGCTTTCTCACCATTTTTAAGAGATACACTAAAAAGATTGTGCGAAAAATGCGGATTAGATGAGGAAGACTTTTATATAGCACTAGCCAACTCATATCTAATTTCTGCAGATCAAGCCCATGCAGTTCACCCAAACTTCAAAGAATACCATGACCCAACAAACCCTATCAAAATGAATGGAGGACTTGTTATAAAAACTGCAGCAAATGGTGCCTATTCATCAAATATAGCATCAAATGCAAGACTAATCGACCTAGCAAACTCTATAGGATCAAAGATACAAAAATTCCACAACAGAAACGACAAGCAAGGTGGTTCAACAATAGGGCCAATAGCATCAACAGGCCTTGGAATAGTATCAATAGACGTAGGCGAACCAATACTAGCAATGCACTCAATCAGAGAACTAGGCGGCATAGAAGATCACTACGATGCCTACAAGATTTACAAGGCATTTTACGAATTATAA
- a CDS encoding N(4)-(beta-N-acetylglucosaminyl)-L-asparaginase: protein MWAIIGTWAMVKNGIEKANNLLKEGASSKEAIKIAINDVEDNPYFKSVGYGGLPNKNMEVELDAGFMDGDTFDIGAVMAVKNIKNPIDLAIKLSKENYNNILAGIGAEAYADQNGFERCNMLTDRAKDKYFARLKEDRAKLSAYDGSDYDAADTVCVCALDDSNNISVGTSTSGLFMKHPGRVGDSPLVGSGFYANSEYGACAATGMGEDLMRHLISYEVVRNMKDGLNAQEACQKAMEEIDKKLKAKREISDLSIIAIDKNGNMGAATNTKEFSFVYASEKESPTIYLAKNIEGMTTIEKASEKWFEEYMSTRR, encoded by the coding sequence ATGTGGGCAATAATTGGAACTTGGGCTATGGTTAAAAATGGTATAGAAAAAGCAAATAATCTTCTTAAGGAAGGTGCAAGTAGCAAGGAAGCTATAAAAATTGCTATAAATGACGTGGAGGACAATCCATACTTTAAGTCGGTAGGTTATGGTGGTCTTCCAAATAAAAACATGGAAGTTGAATTAGATGCTGGTTTTATGGATGGAGATACTTTTGATATAGGAGCCGTCATGGCTGTGAAAAATATCAAAAACCCCATAGATCTTGCCATAAAGCTTTCAAAAGAGAATTACAATAATATCTTGGCTGGTATTGGAGCAGAAGCATATGCAGATCAAAATGGTTTTGAGAGATGCAATATGCTTACAGATAGGGCCAAGGACAAGTATTTTGCCAGACTCAAGGAAGACAGGGCAAAGCTATCAGCCTACGATGGGTCTGATTATGATGCGGCTGATACAGTTTGTGTTTGTGCCCTAGATGATAGTAATAATATCTCTGTTGGAACTTCAACTTCAGGACTTTTTATGAAACATCCTGGTAGGGTAGGAGATAGTCCTCTAGTAGGCTCTGGTTTTTATGCAAATAGTGAGTATGGAGCTTGTGCTGCAACTGGTATGGGCGAAGACCTTATGAGACATCTAATAAGCTATGAAGTAGTAAGGAATATGAAAGATGGACTAAATGCACAAGAAGCTTGCCAAAAGGCTATGGAAGAGATCGATAAGAAGCTAAAAGCAAAGAGAGAGATTTCTGATCTATCCATCATAGCCATAGATAAAAATGGGAATATGGGGGCAGCAACCAACACCAAGGAATTTTCTTTTGTCTATGCATCAGAAAAAGAAAGTCCTACAATCTACCTTGCAAAAAACATCGAAGGCATGACAACTATAGAAAAAGCAAGTGAAAAATGGTTTGAAGAATATATGTCAACTAGAAGGTAA
- a CDS encoding Sapep family Mn(2+)-dependent dipeptidase: MKNISEFEKKLIAEIDRLKDYLISDIISLIEIPSVRGKAQEDAPYGIYPKKALEKAMEISKREGLETHFVGNHMAYSSIGNSDKYIGIFGHLDVVAAGDQKKWTYPPFEATFKDNRIYGRGALDNKGPSMAAFYGLLALKNLGYSMNHQVRMVFGSDEESGMSDLKYYLECEKPPIMGFVPDNKFPAIFAERGRAELEITGDALNPFYEDFLSDKDKIKEKLDLDFKDETFGQIIVKLAEKNDSSIRLVLSTPEIEIDDLTKKIEEKSKDLNVNLVKYYGPSRESRDSLLVSRLNQAYNDYTGDNISPNTTTGMTYAHYCPNVIGFGPSFPGQNGIAHLPDEWIDIDDLLDMAKIYAIGIYRLDKLKR; this comes from the coding sequence ATGAAAAATATAAGCGAATTTGAAAAAAAATTAATAGCTGAGATTGACAGATTAAAAGATTATTTAATTTCTGACATAATAAGCCTTATAGAAATTCCAAGCGTAAGGGGGAAAGCACAAGAAGATGCTCCCTATGGGATATATCCTAAAAAGGCATTGGAAAAAGCTATGGAGATTTCAAAAAGAGAGGGACTTGAAACTCATTTTGTAGGAAACCATATGGCCTATAGTTCTATTGGCAATTCCGATAAATATATTGGAATATTTGGTCACCTTGATGTGGTCGCAGCAGGTGATCAAAAAAAATGGACCTATCCACCTTTTGAGGCAACTTTTAAAGATAATAGGATTTATGGTAGGGGAGCTCTGGATAATAAAGGGCCGTCTATGGCAGCATTTTACGGTCTGCTTGCTCTTAAAAACTTAGGATATTCCATGAACCACCAAGTAAGAATGGTATTTGGCTCTGATGAAGAATCTGGTATGAGTGACCTTAAATACTATCTTGAATGCGAAAAGCCGCCTATTATGGGTTTTGTTCCAGACAACAAATTCCCGGCAATCTTTGCAGAAAGAGGAAGGGCAGAACTTGAAATCACAGGAGATGCTTTAAATCCATTTTATGAAGATTTCCTAAGTGATAAAGACAAAATCAAAGAAAAATTGGACTTGGATTTTAAAGATGAGACCTTTGGCCAAATAATTGTAAAACTTGCAGAAAAAAATGATTCTTCCATAAGATTAGTTTTATCTACTCCTGAAATAGAAATAGATGATTTAACAAAAAAAATAGAAGAAAAGTCCAAGGATTTAAATGTAAATTTGGTAAAATATTATGGACCTAGTAGAGAATCAAGGGACTCTCTTCTAGTATCAAGGCTAAACCAAGCCTATAATGACTACACTGGAGATAATATCAGTCCAAATACAACAACGGGCATGACCTATGCTCACTATTGCCCAAATGTAATAGGATTCGGCCCATCGTTTCCAGGGCAAAATGGCATAGCTCATTTGCCAGATGAGTGGATAGACATAGATGACTTGTTAGATATGGCAAAGATATACGCCATTGGTATTTATAGGTTGGATAAATTAAAAAGGTAG
- a CDS encoding MTH1187 family thiamine-binding protein: protein MAILELTLVPIGTEATSVSKYVAAASKILKESGIKHELNPMGTVLEGDPDELLKVVRQMQEEVFDAGAKRVYSVIKMDDRRDKEAHMEEKIKSVNEKL, encoded by the coding sequence ATGGCTATACTTGAACTAACATTGGTACCAATTGGAACTGAGGCTACATCTGTGAGTAAATATGTAGCAGCAGCTAGTAAGATACTCAAAGAATCTGGGATAAAGCATGAGTTAAACCCTATGGGCACAGTTCTTGAGGGGGACCCAGACGAATTATTAAAAGTTGTTAGACAAATGCAAGAAGAAGTCTTTGATGCAGGAGCTAAGAGAGTTTATTCTGTTATTAAGATGGATGACAGGAGAGACAAAGAAGCTCATATGGAAGAAAAAATCAAATCTGTTAATGAAAAATTGTAA
- a CDS encoding xanthine phosphoribosyltransferase codes for MKELQDKILEEGIVLGRDILKVDSFLNQQIDVDLISKMGKEFAEHFKDKKIDKVFTVESSGIAPALATASELGVKCVFGRKKQSLTTSEEVYHSSVFSFTKQVMNELIVNKEFISEGENVLMIDDFLANGQAAKGMIAIIRQAGANPVGCGIVIEKSFSNGRSIIEDMGVEVYSLARIKSLSEDGIEFEEN; via the coding sequence ATGAAAGAATTACAAGATAAAATTCTAGAAGAAGGCATTGTTCTGGGCCGCGATATATTAAAAGTAGATTCATTTTTAAATCAACAAATAGATGTAGATTTGATTTCAAAGATGGGCAAAGAATTTGCTGAACATTTCAAAGATAAAAAAATTGATAAGGTCTTTACTGTAGAATCTTCAGGCATAGCCCCAGCTCTTGCAACAGCAAGCGAGCTAGGTGTGAAATGCGTATTTGGCAGAAAAAAACAATCTCTAACAACCAGTGAAGAAGTTTACCATTCTAGTGTATTCTCATTTACTAAGCAAGTTATGAATGAGCTTATTGTAAATAAGGAATTCATTAGTGAAGGTGAAAATGTACTAATGATTGACGACTTCCTTGCCAATGGCCAAGCTGCAAAAGGCATGATTGCCATAATCAGACAAGCTGGTGCAAATCCTGTAGGATGCGGCATAGTAATAGAAAAATCTTTCTCAAATGGACGTTCAATTATCGAAGATATGGGAGTTGAAGTATATTCCCTAGCAAGAATAAAAAGTCTTTCAGAAGACGGCATAGAATTTGAAGAAAACTAA
- a CDS encoding copper homeostasis protein CutC — protein MKLEICIDSLESFDNAVRGGADRVEICSALFADGLSPDLGLVSYACKNEQIEKFVMLRPRDGDFTYSRKEIEQIKEAIKAYKKYPIDGFVFGAIKEDGRLDLDLLREIVELAKPYPLVLHRAFDYSKDGDQVIGQLIDMGIIRILTSGKKSTALGGIDLISHIQEKYGDKIEIMAGSGVDACNIREIYEKTKISNFHMSAKVKKESHITYKSDLEIPSKGKYVTSFDKVKEARKVLDQIGG, from the coding sequence ATGAAGCTTGAGATATGTATAGATTCTCTAGAATCCTTTGACAATGCAGTAAGGGGAGGGGCTGATAGGGTTGAGATTTGTTCTGCTTTATTTGCTGACGGATTAAGTCCGGACTTGGGACTAGTTTCCTATGCTTGTAAGAATGAGCAAATAGAAAAATTTGTCATGCTAAGACCTCGCGATGGTGATTTTACCTATAGTAGAAAGGAAATTGAACAAATAAAGGAAGCAATCAAAGCCTACAAAAAATATCCCATAGATGGTTTTGTTTTTGGAGCCATAAAAGAAGATGGACGCTTAGATTTGGATTTGCTTAGAGAAATAGTAGAGTTAGCCAAACCCTATCCTCTAGTCTTGCATAGGGCTTTCGATTACTCAAAAGATGGAGATCAAGTGATTGGCCAATTAATTGACATGGGAATTATTAGAATATTAACTTCTGGCAAAAAATCAACAGCTCTTGGAGGCATAGACTTGATTTCCCATATCCAAGAAAAATACGGAGATAAAATCGAAATTATGGCTGGATCTGGAGTAGATGCTTGCAATATAAGAGAGATTTATGAAAAGACCAAGATATCAAATTTCCATATGTCTGCAAAGGTTAAAAAAGAATCCCATATCACTTATAAATCCGACCTAGAAATACCTTCCAAGGGTAAATATGTGACAAGTTTTGACAAGGTAAAAGAAGCTAGAAAAGTTTTGGATCAAATAGGAGGATGA